TTTTTCACGATCTTGGAAAAGCGATCAGTCATGAATTTGAAGGGAGCCATGCTTCTGCGGCGGCAAAGATTCTCCGCCACCATGGGGAACCTCCAGAAGTGGTCAATGCGGTTGCTGCCAGCCATGAAGAAGTGCCTGCCGAGAGCCCCTACGCCGGCTTGGTCATGTTGGCAGACAGTATATCGGCGAGCCGCCCCGGGGCCCGTGCTGACTCTACCGACGGATACATCCAAAGAGTGCGCTCTCTTGAGAACCTGGCCAGTGGCTTCGAGGGCGTAAAGGATTGCTACGCCTTGCAGGCGGGAAGAGAAATTCGGGTAATCGTAGATCCAACCGAAGTCGTGGATGACGAAGCGAAACGGCTTTCCCTAAAAATACGAAACCGGATCGAAAGTGAACTGCAGTATCCTAGCACCATCAAAGTCACTGTAATCAGGGAGTCTCGGTTTTCCGAGACGGCGAGATAGACGAGCTAAGGGACAAATCTCCGTTTTCCTATCAGGGTTCCCCCTCTTGGGATAAGGTTATTTCACAGTCGAACAGGCAACATTCGGACTCGAGGGGTTCACTTCAACACTGCGGTCCTTGGGAACTACAACCAAGTCCATATCCTCCATCGGGATTGCGCCAAGTAAGACCTCATCGCCCATCACTAGAGCGCCGGTAATACCGACGCGGTTTTTAAATCTGATCTCAATGGGGCCCTTGTAAGGAACGATTCGCCTGGACCCGTCGGCAACCGTCACCTCCTTCCTATCATACTCTTCAAGCTTGAGCTGAATTGCAACGTGTTCCGGCAAGACCAAATGGACTGCACCGGTGTCGGCAAGTGCCTCCACTTCAACTGGTTCCATTTCCGGATAACGAGGGTTTCTTAAAGTGACCATACCATGCGCCAAGCCCATTTGCATACAATAGATCCTGAAACTTTTCCTTCAAGAAAGATTATCCCGGCATCGCACCACCTTGCTCTTCGCTCCACCCTCCCCGCGTCAACCGTTCCACAAGCTCTTCCACCGGAAGGCCGATTACGTTCGATCTGGATCCTTCAATCGACTCGACAATCCGTTCCCCCCGGTCCTGAAGTGCGTAGGAGCCCGCCTTGTCCAGAACCGGGACGACTTTCAAATACGCGCGAATCTCAGAATCCGAAAGC
This region of Verrucomicrobiota bacterium genomic DNA includes:
- a CDS encoding clan AA aspartic protease — its product is MGLAHGMVTLRNPRYPEMEPVEVEALADTGAVHLVLPEHVAIQLKLEEYDRKEVTVADGSRRIVPYKGPIEIRFKNRVGITGALVMGDEVLLGAIPMEDMDLVVVPKDRSVEVNPSSPNVACSTVK